A window of the Thermoleophilia bacterium SCSIO 60948 genome harbors these coding sequences:
- a CDS encoding acyl-CoA oxidase: protein MRELLDGEHRLVREGVRGVLRRPEFVTAEVPPPTEEYRKLILERARLLSDTGGTRLGFPAEFGGFDMVGGSIAAFETLAHSDLSLLVKCGVQFGLFGGSVLHLGTRKHHEKYLSQITSLELPGAFGMSESFHGSNVQEVRTTATYDVETGEFIVNTPTEHDSKDWIGGAARDARLCTVFAQLIIGGESKGVHALLVPLRDEDGDVVEGVRIEDCGEKMGLNGVDNGRIWFDHKRVERDALLDRYAEVTEAGEYKSRIENPNRRFFTMLGTLIQGRVAVGGAAQAAAKSALTIAIRYGDERRQFGPPDSDEEALLLDYRVHQRRLLPRLAKSYALHFAQRELVDELDRIFGGDVDDEDARRELETRAAGYKALGAEHAIRTIQVCRECCGGQGYLRKNRFAELAEDMEIFSTFEGDNTILLQLVAKSLLTGYREEFGELNPIGIAGFVGKQVWETVVERSAARELIQRLSDDLTPGRESEGDLLDRDYQLGLLRWRAEHVLSGAARRLKGGFDQGRDLFELFNECQDHVLACARVHTEKLIAEAFARAVAATDDKALRETLSKLCDLYILSVIEEDRGWFQEHGRISSTRSKAVIKAVNQLCTEIRPAASDLVDAFGIPDEVLGAPIAIPGGPASQSSYMEFGDELPDAEQMIAELR, encoded by the coding sequence ATGCGCGAGCTGCTCGACGGTGAGCACCGGCTCGTCCGCGAGGGCGTCCGCGGGGTGCTGCGCAGGCCCGAGTTCGTCACCGCGGAGGTCCCACCGCCGACCGAGGAGTACCGCAAGCTGATCCTCGAGCGCGCGCGGCTGCTCTCGGACACGGGCGGCACCCGGCTCGGCTTCCCGGCGGAATTCGGAGGCTTCGACATGGTCGGAGGCTCGATCGCGGCGTTCGAGACGCTCGCCCACTCCGACCTCTCGCTGCTCGTCAAGTGCGGCGTCCAGTTCGGGCTCTTCGGTGGCTCCGTCCTGCACCTCGGGACGCGCAAGCACCACGAGAAGTACCTCTCCCAGATCACATCGCTCGAGCTGCCGGGTGCTTTCGGGATGAGCGAGTCCTTCCACGGCTCCAACGTCCAGGAGGTCCGCACGACCGCGACCTATGACGTCGAGACGGGCGAGTTCATCGTCAACACGCCGACGGAGCACGACTCGAAGGACTGGATCGGCGGCGCGGCTCGCGACGCGCGCCTCTGCACCGTGTTCGCTCAGCTCATCATCGGTGGGGAGTCGAAGGGCGTCCACGCCCTGCTCGTGCCACTCCGCGACGAGGACGGTGACGTCGTCGAGGGCGTCCGGATCGAGGACTGCGGCGAGAAGATGGGTCTCAACGGCGTCGACAACGGACGCATCTGGTTCGACCACAAGCGCGTCGAGCGCGATGCGCTGCTCGACCGCTACGCCGAGGTCACCGAGGCCGGTGAGTACAAGAGCCGGATCGAGAACCCGAACCGCCGCTTCTTCACGATGCTCGGCACCCTGATCCAGGGGCGCGTCGCCGTCGGCGGCGCGGCGCAGGCCGCGGCGAAGTCGGCGCTCACGATCGCGATCCGCTACGGCGACGAGCGGCGCCAGTTCGGGCCGCCGGACTCCGACGAGGAGGCGCTGCTGCTCGACTACCGGGTCCACCAGCGCCGCCTGCTGCCGCGCCTGGCCAAGAGCTACGCGCTCCACTTCGCCCAGCGCGAGCTCGTCGACGAGCTCGACCGGATCTTCGGCGGCGACGTCGACGACGAGGACGCGCGGCGAGAGCTGGAGACCCGGGCGGCGGGCTACAAGGCGCTCGGGGCCGAGCACGCGATCCGCACGATCCAGGTCTGCCGCGAGTGCTGCGGCGGCCAGGGCTACCTGCGAAAGAACCGCTTCGCCGAGCTCGCCGAGGACATGGAGATCTTCTCCACGTTCGAGGGCGACAACACGATCCTGCTCCAGCTCGTCGCCAAGAGCCTGCTGACCGGCTACCGCGAGGAGTTCGGCGAGCTCAACCCGATCGGCATCGCCGGTTTCGTCGGCAAGCAGGTCTGGGAGACCGTCGTCGAGCGCTCCGCCGCTCGCGAGCTCATCCAGCGGCTGTCCGATGACCTGACGCCCGGACGCGAGAGCGAGGGCGACCTGCTCGACCGCGACTACCAGCTCGGTCTGCTGCGTTGGCGTGCCGAGCACGTGCTGAGCGGGGCCGCGCGGCGGCTCAAGGGCGGGTTCGATCAGGGCCGCGACCTGTTCGAGCTGTTCAACGAGTGTCAGGACCACGTTCTGGCCTGCGCACGCGTCCACACCGAGAAGCTGATCGCTGAAGCGTTCGCGCGCGCGGTCGCCGCGACCGATGACAAGGCGCTTCGCGAGACGCTCTCGAAGCTCTGTGACCTCTACATCCTCTCCGTGATCGAGGAGGACCGCGGCTGGTTCCAGGAGCACGGCCGCATCTCCTCGACGCGGTCGAAGGCGGTCATCAAGGCCGTCAATCAGCTCTGCACGGAGATCCGCCCGGCCGCCTCGGACCTCGTCGACGCCTTCGGCATTCCCGACGAGGTCCTCGGGGCCCCGATCGCGATCCCCGGCGGGCCGGCGAGCCAGAGCTCCTACATGGAGTTCGGCGACGAGCTCCCCGACGCCGAGCAGATGATCGCCGAGCTGCGCTGA